Proteins encoded in a region of the Anoxybacillus amylolyticus genome:
- a CDS encoding methyl-accepting chemotaxis protein, translating into MTIRKKLWFHSIISILLSMGIMGFIIVNMLSIQATNKDVVPMLLTVQQAQANMKATKQSLNNFAYNMTEGNKQDVTAQVNETEQLLQKLDKILKQKEFRVLLENAKQKFADVHTRSFAALESRDASETRRQAMRIEGAINDLHVLQLYTNDFYNALQQDLQGQIRFVVWTAVVGSVALLLLSGGSSLRLTRSITKPLERLANNAKEIASGNLFVERVSYTHKDEIGELSTSFNMMVEELQRLLHSVDEASKKVEMFAKEIEKENQMLTEINRQVAMSTNELSSGAQSISEELQQAVLLIEKMDETFAQTAERTEQTAQYSHMAVEAIRHGQKAIEQQEKFIRDNAEATALIEQETNEFTAYALNIEQMAKAVSDIAEQTNLLALNAAIEAARAGEAGKGFAVVAEEVRKLAEQSAQATKQIFATVSQIKHGVESVASAVAQGVKIAEQQSQSISATALAFSEIEMKVAGISNDIQSLVTAVAESKQLGEKVLQNVESISAVVEESAAGSEEIAASMSEQLTAFENMAEKVTMMRQLTDELQAVMEKFQTDKLR; encoded by the coding sequence ATGACCATTCGAAAAAAGCTTTGGTTTCATTCGATTATTTCTATTTTACTATCGATGGGCATAATGGGATTTATTATTGTGAACATGTTGTCAATTCAAGCGACGAATAAAGATGTTGTTCCGATGTTGTTGACGGTGCAGCAAGCGCAAGCAAACATGAAAGCGACGAAACAAAGCTTGAATAACTTTGCCTATAATATGACAGAGGGGAATAAGCAAGATGTAACCGCTCAAGTCAACGAAACGGAACAGTTGCTACAGAAACTCGACAAGATCTTAAAGCAAAAAGAGTTCCGCGTTTTGTTAGAAAATGCGAAACAAAAGTTTGCGGATGTACATACCCGTTCGTTCGCAGCGCTGGAGAGCCGCGATGCGTCAGAAACGAGACGGCAAGCGATGCGCATTGAAGGTGCGATTAATGATTTGCATGTTTTGCAGTTATATACGAATGACTTTTATAACGCATTGCAGCAAGACTTGCAAGGACAAATTCGTTTTGTTGTCTGGACGGCAGTAGTTGGCAGCGTGGCGCTTTTATTGTTGTCTGGCGGAAGCAGCTTACGGCTTACCCGTTCGATTACGAAGCCGTTAGAACGTCTAGCCAATAATGCCAAAGAGATTGCAAGCGGCAATTTATTTGTAGAGCGAGTTTCTTATACACATAAAGATGAAATTGGTGAGCTGAGCACATCGTTCAATATGATGGTCGAGGAGCTTCAGCGGTTGCTTCATTCCGTTGATGAAGCAAGCAAAAAGGTAGAAATGTTTGCAAAAGAAATTGAAAAAGAAAATCAAATGCTAACGGAGATTAATCGCCAAGTAGCGATGTCTACGAACGAGTTGTCATCTGGTGCCCAAAGTATTTCGGAAGAATTACAGCAAGCAGTGCTATTAATAGAAAAGATGGATGAAACGTTCGCGCAAACGGCAGAACGAACAGAACAAACCGCGCAGTATAGCCATATGGCGGTAGAAGCGATTCGTCACGGACAAAAGGCCATTGAACAACAAGAAAAATTTATTCGTGATAATGCAGAGGCAACGGCATTAATTGAACAGGAAACGAACGAGTTTACGGCGTATGCGTTAAATATCGAGCAAATGGCGAAAGCGGTATCCGACATTGCAGAACAGACGAATTTGCTCGCGTTAAATGCTGCGATTGAGGCAGCGCGGGCAGGAGAGGCTGGGAAAGGATTTGCCGTAGTTGCGGAAGAAGTGCGGAAATTGGCGGAGCAGTCCGCGCAAGCAACGAAGCAAATTTTTGCAACCGTTTCGCAAATTAAACACGGGGTCGAATCAGTTGCTTCAGCAGTAGCGCAAGGCGTGAAAATTGCCGAACAACAATCGCAGTCAATTTCCGCAACGGCGTTAGCATTTTCGGAAATCGAAATGAAAGTTGCTGGTATTTCGAATGACATTCAGTCATTGGTGACAGCGGTGGCGGAATCGAAACAGCTAGGGGAAAAAGTATTGCAAAACGTCGAAAGTATTAGTGCAGTGGTGGAAGAATCAGCAGCTGGAAGCGAAGAAATTGCGGCTTCGATGTCCGAACAGCTCACTGCGTTTGAAAACATGGCCGAAAAAGTTACAATGATGCGGCAATTGACCGATGAACTACAAGCGGTGATGGAGAAGTTTCAGACGGATAAACTTCGCTAG
- a CDS encoding DUF3941 domain-containing protein, whose product MPHTSDNDKKARDNQAKHHEKNMLREKNRQAGKHAYSKKTDHL is encoded by the coding sequence ATGCCACATACGAGCGACAACGATAAAAAAGCGCGCGACAATCAAGCGAAGCATCATGAAAAAAACATGCTTCGCGAAAAAAATCGCCAAGCTGGAAAACACGCTTACTCAAAAAAAACGGATCATCTGTAA
- a CDS encoding DegV family protein, translating to MSIHIVADSGCDLPYPFLQERHISFLPLIVHLHHTDYEDFVTIEPKQVYDAMRHGEVAKTSQASPLKMKELFTKLAESGRPAVYIAFSSQLSGTYQTAMMVREEVLEQYPEFQLAIIDSKCASLGLGLVVMKASELAQKGMPYEQLCETISAYCRHMEHIFTVDDLEFLARGGRISKTSAFVGGILNIKPLLHVEDGKLIPIEKIRGRKKVFKRMIELMEERGNDLQKQVIGISHGDDEEAALELKRMIEEKFGCTRFFLSPIGGAIGAHAGPGTLALFFLNEYIDA from the coding sequence ATGTCCATTCACATTGTAGCCGATAGCGGCTGTGATTTGCCATACCCTTTTTTGCAAGAACGACATATTTCGTTTCTCCCCCTCATTGTCCATTTGCATCACACGGACTATGAAGATTTCGTGACAATCGAGCCAAAACAAGTGTATGATGCGATGCGACACGGTGAAGTGGCGAAAACATCGCAAGCAAGCCCATTAAAAATGAAAGAACTGTTTACCAAGCTTGCCGAGTCTGGGCGTCCTGCTGTGTATATCGCATTTTCATCCCAATTATCAGGAACGTACCAAACAGCTATGATGGTGCGCGAAGAAGTGCTTGAACAATATCCTGAGTTTCAATTAGCGATTATCGACTCCAAATGCGCTTCACTCGGCTTAGGGCTCGTCGTGATGAAAGCGAGCGAACTTGCGCAAAAAGGAATGCCATATGAGCAGCTATGTGAAACGATTTCTGCGTACTGCCGCCATATGGAGCATATTTTTACCGTCGATGATTTAGAGTTTCTTGCGCGCGGCGGACGCATTAGCAAAACGTCTGCGTTTGTCGGTGGGATATTAAACATTAAACCACTGCTTCATGTTGAAGACGGAAAATTAATTCCAATCGAAAAAATTCGCGGCCGGAAAAAAGTGTTCAAACGGATGATTGAACTGATGGAAGAACGCGGAAACGACTTACAAAAGCAAGTCATCGGCATCAGCCACGGCGATGACGAAGAAGCTGCGTTAGAATTAAAACGAATGATTGAAGAAAAATTCGGCTGCACTCGCTTTTTCCTTTCGCCAATTGGCGGAGCGATCGGCGCCCATGCCGGCCCGGGCACATTGGCACTCTTTTTCTTAAACGAATACATCGACGCCTAA